Genomic window (Deinobacterium chartae):
GCTCTTGAGCTCCACGCACTTCTCGCGCGGAAGGTAGCGGATCTCCAGCTTCCCGAAGTCGGGCAGGCCGCTCCAGGGGCACACCGGGCTGAACTCGTCGGTGGAGATGTGGATCTCCATCGGCTCGCCCGGGTAGCCGGACAGGTCGTCCTCGCGCACCAACGGGAAAGTGTCCAGAATGTCCACGTCGATGGCCTCGAGGCCCTGCACGTCGTACCTGCGGTCAAAGCCCTGCTTGTTCGGGGTGCTTACGGCC
Coding sequences:
- the queF gene encoding preQ(1) synthase yields the protein MTKAAEDLAVSTPNKQGFDRRYDVQGLEAIDVDILDTFPLVREDDLSGYPGEPMEIHISTDEFSPVCPWSGLPDFGKLEIRYLPREKCVELKSLKYYLTSYRFVGIYHEHATRRVLADLVKLLDPLRLEITCDYGLRGGIRTCVTARYDAAKDPRPQAS